A single genomic interval of Streptomyces sp. NBC_00663 harbors:
- a CDS encoding DUF3631 domain-containing protein: MRATIGKYVVLPNEEALTAVTLWVAATHIQTALQHAPRLAVVGPTRGCGKSRVLDVLHETVHQPIMTVNMSTAVLFRVIGKNPHTILVDEADTIVGPKAGENEELRGLLNAGHQRNRPAWRISGPEHKPTPYPTFAMAALASIGDLPDTITDRAVVLRMQKRKPGEKVTPFRWRYATPELNALRDRLAAWLGPLRGTASRMAPTMPVEDRAADTWEPLVIIADLAGGHWPASGRAACVAMTRYETVQDQQTNLKTRLLRDIHRIFEAHGNPEALSSLDLVTALLQDPDAPWAEHGTKGLNAYHLGSMLRGFEIRPANYRFDKGRQAKGYARNQFLDSWARHCPGLTGTTPAPAHDAPPARPTQGKPPAALTGQLPVGPPGGPAGPNRAR, encoded by the coding sequence TTGCGGGCGACGATCGGCAAGTACGTCGTGCTGCCCAATGAGGAGGCGCTGACCGCGGTCACGCTGTGGGTGGCGGCCACGCATATCCAGACCGCTCTGCAGCACGCGCCGCGTCTGGCAGTCGTAGGCCCGACGAGGGGCTGCGGCAAGTCCCGGGTGCTGGACGTCCTCCACGAGACCGTCCACCAGCCGATCATGACGGTGAACATGTCCACGGCGGTGCTGTTCCGGGTGATCGGCAAGAACCCGCACACGATCCTGGTGGACGAGGCCGACACCATCGTCGGCCCCAAGGCCGGCGAGAACGAGGAACTGCGCGGCCTGCTGAACGCCGGACACCAACGCAACCGGCCCGCCTGGCGCATCTCCGGTCCGGAGCACAAGCCGACCCCGTATCCGACCTTCGCCATGGCCGCACTGGCCTCGATAGGCGACCTGCCCGACACGATCACCGACAGGGCGGTCGTGCTCCGCATGCAAAAGCGCAAGCCCGGCGAGAAGGTGACCCCGTTCCGCTGGCGCTACGCCACACCGGAACTGAACGCGCTGCGGGACAGACTCGCCGCCTGGCTGGGACCGCTGCGCGGCACGGCCAGCCGCATGGCGCCCACGATGCCGGTGGAGGACCGGGCGGCGGACACCTGGGAGCCGCTGGTGATCATCGCCGACTTGGCCGGCGGCCACTGGCCCGCCAGTGGCCGTGCGGCCTGCGTGGCGATGACCCGCTACGAGACCGTCCAGGACCAGCAGACCAACCTGAAGACGCGACTGCTGCGCGACATCCACCGCATCTTCGAGGCACACGGCAACCCTGAGGCCCTGTCCTCCCTGGATCTGGTCACGGCCCTGCTCCAGGACCCCGACGCTCCCTGGGCGGAACACGGCACCAAGGGCCTCAACGCCTACCACCTGGGCAGCATGCTCCGGGGCTTCGAAATCCGCCCGGCCAACTACCGGTTCGACAAAGGCAGGCAGGCCAAGGGGTACGCCCGTAACCAGTTCCTCGACAGCTGGGCCCGGCACTGCCCCGGCCTCACCGGGACGACGCCCGCCCCCGCGCACGACGCCCCACCCGCGCGCCCCACCCAGGGCAAGCCGCCCGCGGCCCTGACAGGTCAGCTACCCGTCGGCCCGCCAGGCGGCCCGGCTGGCCCCAATCGCGCCCGCTGA